One Anguilla rostrata isolate EN2019 chromosome 15, ASM1855537v3, whole genome shotgun sequence genomic window, TTCTGGAGAAAAGGTCTGGGGTGGGAAAAGGTAAAGTGTTTATTGTACATTTCTTATGAATCTGTATCACCTGCAAGCTTAGCCAACTCCCCTGAATACCCAGGGTTAAATTAGCATTGTTTAGAATTGTCCACTCTAATTCCGTGCATTTTTTCTTGTTatagtttgtgtttatttgctgTCAGTGTGTGGATTTATGGTGGTATGTTCAGCTTTCTCTTGTGCCTGTCACGGTGGGTGATTTGGGTGCCCTCAACCTTCTATTTTCAGGGAAAAATCCACTAAGATTTTGCCAGACATCCTGAGGAGGATCGGGGACACGCCCATGGTCCGCATGAACAAGATATCCAAGGCTTACGGACTCAAGTGCGAGCTTTGTGAGtgtcctccccctcttcccagCCGACATGTCTGTGTTGTATTCACGATGCAGAGAATTTTGCAACGATTCTCTGAAAGCTACATTTCGCTTTAAATGGCATGCGATGTTCCATAAAGATCTACCAGGGGTGCTGTGGTGGCACCACTACTGTAACCGGAAgcaaacattgatttatttaagaATTGAAGTTAACTTGACACGCATCATCTAGAAAATGCCTGACATTCGCTTATTATAAGCATGTTCTGATTTTTTCAAAGGATGAGCTTACTCATTCAGAGGTGTGCCTGTTGCACACCTGTTAAACCGAAGCAAAAAAGGTAGctactgtttattttaagttaattgATGAgtgtaattgaaaataaaatgctgacTTGATTaagctgttcttttttcagGATGAGCGTTTAATTTCAGGAGGTggccttatttttttaaatgtggccttcctctttttttagttcatgatgaggatgaaaaaacaaacagtctAAAAGTTCTTGGTAATGTAACCCAGTGCTGTCTTTTTGGCAGGCAGTGAATGAATAGCTGCAGGCGGTTATCATTTACATAACTCTGTACAACTCTGAACATGTAGAGTTACCAACATTACACATCACCTTAAatcacctctgtctctctctcttgctgtttctctgtcactctctctctgtctcgctttctctctctctctctctctgcagtggggAAGTGCGAGTTCTTTAATGCAGGGGGCAGTGTAAAGGACAGGATCAGTCTGCGCATGGTGGAAGATGCTGAGAGAGCTGGGATCCTCAAACTCGGGGACACTATCATTGAGCCCACATCTGGGAACactggtgtgtgcatgtgttattgtgtgtgggtgtataggtatgtgtgtgtgtgtttgtgcacagcCCTCATCTGGGAAACTGCAATTGACTCACAGGGAAGTTCTCCCACAGTCCACTGGGATATGttgtacacagtcacacacagactctcacacacttacacacatatgcacacagcgTCCATGTATATGTACAGCGAAATACCTGCTTTGTTCCCCCCTCCCAGGCATCGGTCTGGCCCTGGCGGCTGCTGTGAAGGGCTATCGCTGCATCATTGTCATGCCAGAGAAGATGAGCTTGGAGAAGGTGTGCGCTGGCCTCCCTGGACCTCTGTCACATCCTTTCCCTTTTATGAAAAGGCCACATGTGCATCTGATGATCAGGTGATCTGATCCTACCTTAAGCGCGGGGCTTTCTTGCGGGTTTCAGGTGGACGTCCTGCGTGCTCTGGGTGCGGAGATCGTCCGCACGCCCACCAGCGCTCGCTTCGACTCCCCCGAGTCCCACGTGGGCGTGGCCTGGAGGCTGAAGAACGAGATCCCCAACTCTCACATTCTGGACCAATACCGCAATCCCAGCAACCCCCTGGCCCACTACGACACCACGGCCGAGGAGATCCTGGAacagtgtgatggtgtggatCTCTTCCTCCACTTttcaatgtatgtgtgtttgtgtgtctgtgtgtgtggatgtgcatgtgtgtgtgcgtgcatgtgtgtatgtttgtgtgtgtttgtgtgtgtgtgcatgtttgtacttgagtgtgtgtgattgagtgtgtttGAATATGTGAACCACTCTGCCTTCATGCCGTCCTTCCTCCCCTGTCTCCTGCAGGTCAAGTGGACATGCTTGTGGCTGGTGCTGGCACAGGTGGCACCATTAGTGGCATCGCCCGCAAGCTCAAGGAGAGGTGCCCAAATGTCAAGGTGGGTCTCAGACGATTCATAAACCCTCGGACCAAATGTAACCAAATGAGCCTAATctggctgtgttgtgttggtagGATTTACAtctcaaaattattattcagataAACGTCTGGCTGTTTTTTAGACAAACATTTTTCCTGCATTGCTTCTGAGGGTAGACAATCCTGCCTTGTCTGTCCGGAACGGTCATGCCATATGTGAACAGGCTCAACACAGAATTTTTCTGTATAGGGGACCTGTATGTTAACGGGTGCTGTGGGTTACACGTGTAAAAGGGggtaaaatgaacagaaagccCCAGACCAGCTTGCACAAGCATGCCTGCTGGCAGACTGGGCACCCCCAGAGATGTTCAGCCAGTTAAGCCTTTTCCAGAAAGAAAAGTTTGTTTAGCTATGCTCATGATCAAAGTTCAAAAGAAGAGCTTTGTCTGCCATTGTCCTGTGTTTTTATAGCTCTGTTTCTGTTGAGGTCTTTCTCTTGCTTGTAGTTTACCGTTCCTGTGGTTGCGGTACTAGTTTTATGTCTCATGATGTCTGAGTGTTGGGTTCGTGTTTATTATGGCTGAATTCGTCAGGATTACCATTTCGTGTGTGCTTGTTGATGGGCTTACCGTGTTCTCCCCCTGACAGATTGTGGGGGTGGACCCTGAAGGCTCGATTCTGGCAGAACCAGAGGAACTGAACAAGACTGACAAGACCCAGTATGAAGTTGAAGGCATTGGTTACGACTTCATCCCAACTGTGCTGGACAGATCTGTGAGTCCCTGTATGCTCATTATGGGAAAATGGATGCTTACACATACCTTGTGAGCTGCCAAAGTGAAGGCAGAGAATATTCCATGTTTTTGTTCAATGAAAAAGACTTAAGatggttttaattttaaatgcataaagtTGTGTGGATTCAAAGGTTTGACTTGGTTCACTTGAAAGGAATCAGCCATTGATTGATGAGCCTTACCTTGAATTAATAATGTTGTTTAATTAATCCTAATTTAGAAAAGGCTCAAACCCAGGTTCAGGACAGTTAGCAGTTTAAAGATGGCTCTTCCTGGTTTCCTGCAGGCGGGATTATTCTGGTGTGTGATGTAATTATAGTTGATGTGGCTCCCCAGGCTGAgttttgtgtgttcatgcgtgcgAGTTTCCCACAGGTGGTGGACCACTGGTACAAATCCAGCGACGAGGAGACCTTCGCCATGGCGCGCATGCTAAtcagggaggaggggcttcTGTGTGGTATGCTGCCCTGGCCGCCGCCCACCACTCGCTTGGggcactcactcaaacacaagcacaagccAAAGCACACAGTAGGCCTAGTGGGCTAAGGGCAATGACTTCAGTCAGAGTTTAGACCCTCCTGGTTAGAGGGAGTGTTGACATCCATCTGATTTCCATCTGAACTGGAGCCACTGTTCCTGATGACGTCGGGAGGCAGGGTGAGATGTTTCAGGCGCTGCGACTAAATGCCCCTGTCCTGTGCCAGGTGGCAGCTCGGGCACTGCCATGGCCGCAGCTGTGAAGGCCGCGAAGGAGTTGAAGGAGGGGCAGTGCTGTGTGGTCGTCCTGCCTGACTCCATCCGCAACTACATGTGAGGACCAGGGACGCCGGCGTGTGTCAGGGGTGTGGCAGGGGCTCTGTAGGGGTGGAGTTTGGTATGACTGGTGGGGCGGTTGTTTCTTAGGGGTGTGGCCAGGGTTAGGTAGGGGTGTGGCAGGAGTTTGGGTAGAGGTGAAGCGGGGGTTTTATAGGGTTGTGGCAGCGGGTGGGTAGAGGTGTGGCTGGAGTTTGGGAGGGTGTGGTAATGATGGGTAAGAATCAGTGATTTGGCGGTGCTGGGGATGGGGCATGTTGCAGATTTATGGCTTGGCTATGGCTGGGAGATGGTAGGGGATTAGCAGAGACATGTTTAAGAGACAGTTGGAGTGTATCGGGGATTTGGTAGATGTGTGGTGGGGATGAGTGAATCAGTGGTGTGGCAGTGGTTTTGATGGGGGTTGGCATGGCAGAGGTGTGGTATGGGTGGTCATGTGgtctggcagcaacagggagaGGCAACAAATGTTTGGCTTTTTTATGTAGAATACAGTATCCAAATTTTCTGAACTGTTTTATTGATAAGAGCAGCAGATGGCTCACTGGGAGCAGTGTCAGTCTCTCCATTCATAAAACTGTATGTGGAACTTCATCTCAGACCCTGTTTTCCATGTCCTGTCTCTAAGGTCCAAGTTCCTCAGTGACAACTGGATGTTCCAGAAAGGTTTCCTGAGGGAGGAGGACATCATGGTTTCCAAACCCTGGTGAGACTACGCCCCTTTGGTGGGAGAGGACcctgtttttttcacatttatactttttttctcCTAGGGACCTTCTTAGTTGAAGACAATACAGATTGGTGCTATCAATGCTATAGTATAGCGCTTGAATATAAACAGTGCTTTATATAGCACTGTTTGTGTTGcatctgtgcttttttattacattttttaaaaacaattttcaattttttttatgtgcagtattggggaaaaaaagatatttacagTTCCATGTTCACTCACttttgacaaaaatgtgttGGGGGACGAGTAGCGCGATATGAATCGGCTCTTGCGGCTCCCCCAGGTGGTGGAACCAGAAGGTGCAGGGCCTGAACCTGTCGGCGCCTCTCACCGTGCTGCCCACAGTCACCTGCCAGAAAACCATCCGGATCCTGAAGGAGAACGCCTTCGACCAGGCGCCCGTTGTCGATGAGTCGGGGTAGGTCTGCCGCTGGGTAGGGTAGCCCCTGTTCCTCCATTCAGAGGCTGATCTTAGACCCTGTTCCTCCATTCAGAGGCTGATCTTAGGCCCTGTTCCTCCACTTGAAGGCTGATCTTAGGCCCTGTTACTCCATTCACAGGCTGATCTTAGGCCCTGTTCCTCCATTCACAGGCTGATCTTAGGCCCTGTTTGTCCATCCACAGGCTGATCTTAGGCCCTGTTCCTCCATTCACAGGCTGATCTTGGGCCCTGTTCCTCCGTTTGAAGGCTGATCTTGGGCCCTGTTCCTCCGTTTGAAGGCTGATCTTAGCCCCTGTTCTTCCATTTGCAGGCTGATCTTGGGCATGGTGACTCTGGGTAATATGCTGTCCACCGTGCTGGCTGGGAAGGTGAAGCCGTCTGACCCCGTCAGCAAGGTCCTGTACAAGCAGTTCAAACAGGTCAGTCTCCACAGCTCTGCCTCCACTGTCTTCCTCCTGGCTTCAGATAACAAAAAGCTACAAGGGTCtggaacagggagagagaaggatcAACCCTGTGTGGCTCTGTATGTCTCAGCCCGTCCTAGCCTGTGGAACAGTGCCTCTCTGCCAACTCTGTAAATGAAAGATTCCAATGATTAATAAATTAGTTAGAGTAGATAAAGTCAAAATAATTATGTGGTAAATAATAAGTCTAGTATCAATATAAAAATTCTTAATTTCAGTGTttggtttatgtatgtgtttgagggtgggagtgaaagagagagagagagagtgctttcCTGTAGTGGAAACACGAGCCTGTCTCATTTGCGCACCTCCCCCTGTGGCCTCCCGTCTGAGGTCTCTGGTTTGAGCTGACCTCGGAGCCACCTGCCACATAGTAAGATTAGATATCATAGGAGTGGCAGCCGTTTTGGCTTGGGAAAACATTCCCTCTATCTCTTCACGTCTCAAACGACCAGTCTCCAGGAACATTTGTCCTTGAGGTCATTCTAGGAGTTTCTGGAGGGCGGGCTACCCATTTGTCACTGAAAGTAAAGCCAGGCACTTATCAAGGGAAGCTGaaagtgttttgaaaatggTGTTTACTTTCCGTTAACTAGCAAATGTCCTTATCTGGGATATCTGATTTGCAGAGCTCATATTTCTAATATTCGTTTGAACAGCTGGATGTTTTCCGAAGCACTTTATATTAAGCAACTCACCTAAGGTTATGACAGCAGTGCTCTACCCACGATTAGCACCAACAACATGAGGAGGGACAAACCATGTCCCTCATTTCAGGGTAAATGGATTAGGTTATATCTGCAGAACATTTCAGAAACGGTTAATCAGTCACTGATTTTGTGAATTACTACTGGATAAGAAGGGAAGCTCACTTCTGCTCTGACTTGCAAAGTAAATGAGAAATAGAGGCTAGAATCTATCTTAAATAATATCCATCCTCTTTCTCCCAAAGGTCCGTCTTACTGACAATCTGGGCAAGCTGTCTCGCATCTTGGAGACCGACCACTTCGCCCTGGTGGTGCACGAGCAGATTCAGTGTGAGTCTTCCTCTTATGCCTCTactatctccatctctctcttttcatgtttcttttaacactgtctctttctctgcttgCCTGTCATGGTCACCTTCACCACGTATACCTCGCTATCTTGGATGAAGTGTAGTTGAGCTCATTTCTTCCCCCCTTTTCCTCATGTTTTCCCTTTAAGACAGTCTTGTCTGTGATGGAGTGTGACTTGTGTGACGTCTGTCCGATTCATGCCCTCTGCAGTGAACGTTCTGTAACTGCGATGGTGGAGCGTGTTGATCTACAATAATATAGCTGTGACGAAAAATGCACATTGCACCTTATGCAACAAGTTAATCTCAAATTAAAGTCAAtcattcagacaaaaaaattatcaaaTTGGCTCTCATGCAGCTTTGAAAGAACTTTTAAGTTCCAGCGTGTATTCTGGGTTGGCTACAGTGTAACTGGATAAACACAACTTTGACCTAGTCTCTGTGGTGGAAGCAAAGTCCTCCTCCGGCTTTGGCTCAACTTGAGGTCAGACAGTTTGTAGAGtgccaacctccccccccagcaTTAAGAAACCCGCACACAGAACTTTGACGGGCATCAAGGGAGACTAGTTCCTTAATGTTCACAGTACGCCAGTGTCTTGTGAGAAAGCCTGGGGGTTTCATTTTGTGGGCAGCAGGCATGAGCACTGAAAGTCAAAGTGAAGTGCAGGGAAATCATCAGCAGTGGAAGACTGCTCTCTAGtgagaaaacatttcacagatgaCATCACTATGACCCAAGAGTACTGCAATCAGGAGATGTGGCTGCATAATTTCAGCATATCTTTATTCTTAATTGTAAATTTTTGCTGATTCGCTGGTGAAGTTTCATGTAGGGATGTGTTTAGGCTGAACTTCCATGGCTGACATCTCAATGCAGGACGAACTGGAACATTCTTCTGAATAAATGCTAGTGGATAGATATTACTACTCTATGTTtttctgtctccttctctccgTATTTTGCAGACCTGACGGATGGCGCACCCTGCCTACGGCAGATGGTTTTCGGGGTGGTGACCGCTATGGACCTGCTAAACTTTGTCACTGGAAGGCAGAAGAGAACTCTGTCAGAGCACACAGATGAGATGTAATCAAGCTTACAGTTATGAATTGTTCCATAGCTCAGATGCACCCAGATGAGCTGCTCTGATGTCACGAAGCAACTGTGGTGATCTGACTGGATTACTGATCTCCAGGTTGATCTGGGATTGGTGGagacaaatattgatttttctttcttttgtttgcctttgctTCATGATTTGCTAGAACCTACTGAGAAACTTATTGTAAAAGATCCTCTATGGCGACAAGATTGGAAACTTGGTgaactatgcaggatttcttttGCCTTGCTATGGTCctctgtttccaaaaaaaagtaatctcaGTCTTAAACCCCGCTCATTCACCCTGCGTAGGCTACCCTTAAATGTGAATTCATTAGAAACTACCagtaaatttctcccatcaattacCCGGGACCACGAGCcagacatgtacaaataatttgaacaaaacctgcagaaaaataatgattttaataacaagtatttacatttaaataattattgatcAGTGtaacaaattataaaaatattattttaaaaagtacaatacATGCTTGTTCAGTGCACACAAGACAGTGCTTAAGGCCTTTGCATAACAGCACAAGTAACAATGGCACatgttaaaacatttaacatgGTTGTTGTGGTGTTAAAGCTGGAGATGGGTTATAATAATATGTAAAGTAATTATAAAtaagtataaataaattaagagcATTTCTTCCAAGTCCAACAATTAGTCTTGCAAAATGTCTGTGTGTCGGTGAAGGTGCTTTCACTCACAGCTGTGTAAGAGAACAAAACAATGGGATGTTaggaattttaaaatgcactcaaaaaaaaaaaatttttataagAAGATCTACATGAAGGTACGGAAATGTGATGCGTGAGCATGAGGCAAGTTTCACtcaccaataataataaaattaacagtAAAGACCAACTACACAACATTGCCAACAATTGGAATTACTTTTTATGGCACCATATAACactcatttaccatttagaatTTTGTGCTCGATTTGGAATAGAAAGAAAAGACATGAATAAAAGTAACCCCCAGGCCTCAACAGCTATAAGAAGCACTTTGATTTCAGGAAGGTATTGCATGAGGAGTTCTACCTGCAGGAGGCTTGGTCGACACGTTTGCCGTCCGTGGCACAGATGCTGGAGTTTAAGTGACACCGAAAGAGGGGTCTGGTGAAGCAGGACACACATCAACAtcaatccccccaaaaaaagaaagaatggaaGTGAAAAAACAATCAGTGTTGCAATGGGCTAATTTGTgacaaatgaaacagaatttctttaatttatgtAATCATCAGTGTTACCCCTTGAATGTAAAAATACCCAGCAGTTAATTTTGCTCTCTCAGCTTTAAGGTTCAAATGCtaccctttgtttttttattaactttCCAAATGAATGTACCAAGagtaatacaaatacaaaatgcatgttatataaacatacaggggtGTGTCTTTGCTTTCTTGTTAATAAAGTCCAGACAATCCAAGGCAATTTTACACACTAGTACGCAACACATTCTGAGAATTAACAAGAACAGCATCATCATCTTGAATTTAGCCTCTTTCTGTTGGTTATATTTCTGCACTAAAGGCTGTTCTCTCCACTGAGTTCTGATCTGGTGTCTGAGAAGCCCGTGTGTCCTTATTGAAATgaatagctttattttttttccctgctggCAATTTGGGAGAATGCAGACATCCACTGGTCTCCTCCTAAACTCGTGGGGTTGCCAGCCTGCTGTTTTCACAACACAGCCCacaaccagcaggggttgctCAAGAGCAATGAAGCACAGACCACTAACTGACGGAATCGTTCTGGACCCCGGGCAACACAATTGAATGTCATTCTagggccacagtcggcactggcacagtccagatttgaTCTGAGACTGGGGCTCATCCAGGCACCACAACATGGTGCCTTAACCTAGTGAGCCACCCAGCATCTCTGAAGCCCTTGTGTCTCGCCCCTCAAACCAATGCCCACAACCATGGTTCCGTGGTTGTGGGCTTTGTCTTGAAAAAGACACATAAAAAAGGGCTTTTAACATGGGGTGAAAATTATACACTCAGTACCAGTATAGCCAGATTAGCTTTGCTGTCTCGTGAGCACAGTAGTGTTTCATTACCTGTGTAACTCACCCTGATTCCTGGAAGGGTACGGGACACACTGGTCCGCAGCACAGTCCCAGATCAGCCCACTAGagcacaggctgtgtgtggcCTCTGAATGTGAGGGCCACTGTGCTGGGAAACACctgcaatgtaaaatatttatttattttatatactttaGACACCAGTACATTACTTCACTACTGTACTACTGAGAATTGTTATATCTATTTTCACCTACACTCAGAATTTGTCGTGTATATGAAGGTATGTTATGGTTGGTGTGGAGATTTTTTTGGAAtaatttggattttttgttttaaaatttcacaaGAATCTGAAAAAGCTACAGTATCTAACATACATAGTGGAACCTGGTCTGATGAGCAAGAACAAAGACTGTTCAGTCATTTTCAACTTAAGTTAATGACGGAGAGAGCTGTCTGGCatttaattgtgtatttttggTCAACTTTGTTCAcaattcatttagtttttttttttggaaaaaaactaaatagaTGCTGACCATTCTTCTAAGAGGGACATCATTGTTTGGCCTTTCGCTAACACTCTTGGGTAACCTTCCGCGCAGAGACATCAGTAAGTTTATTACTTTTGTCACAGCAGCCCTTATTCTTCTTATTCCTCAGTTCTTATGTTGAAC contains:
- the LOC135240467 gene encoding cystathionine beta-synthase-like isoform X2, yielding MPSETINQALACPHAAQARPGQIFPSEEDGSIQMNGAEGGRNWIRPDLPSRCTWRLGAPPSQSPHSHPEREKSTKILPDILRRIGDTPMVRMNKISKAYGLKCELLGKCEFFNAGGSVKDRISLRMVEDAERAGILKLGDTIIEPTSGNTGIGLALAAAVKGYRCIIVMPEKMSLEKVDVLRALGAEIVRTPTSARFDSPESHVGVAWRLKNEIPNSHILDQYRNPSNPLAHYDTTAEEILEQCDGQVDMLVAGAGTGGTISGIARKLKERCPNVKIVGVDPEGSILAEPEELNKTDKTQYEVEGIGYDFIPTVLDRSVVDHWYKSSDEETFAMARMLIREEGLLCGGSSGTAMAAAVKAAKELKEGQCCVVVLPDSIRNYMSKFLSDNWMFQKGFLREEDIMVSKPWWWNQKVQGLNLSAPLTVLPTVTCQKTIRILKENAFDQAPVVDESGLILGMVTLGNMLSTVLAGKVKPSDPVSKVLYKQFKQVRLTDNLGKLSRILETDHFALVVHEQIQYLTDGAPCLRQMVFGVVTAMDLLNFVTGRQKRTLSEHTDEM
- the LOC135240467 gene encoding cystathionine beta-synthase-like isoform X1, with protein sequence MNRGAMPSETINQALACPHAAQARPGQIFPSEEDGSIQMNGAEGGRNWIRPDLPSRCTWRLGAPPSQSPHSHPEREKSTKILPDILRRIGDTPMVRMNKISKAYGLKCELLGKCEFFNAGGSVKDRISLRMVEDAERAGILKLGDTIIEPTSGNTGIGLALAAAVKGYRCIIVMPEKMSLEKVDVLRALGAEIVRTPTSARFDSPESHVGVAWRLKNEIPNSHILDQYRNPSNPLAHYDTTAEEILEQCDGQVDMLVAGAGTGGTISGIARKLKERCPNVKIVGVDPEGSILAEPEELNKTDKTQYEVEGIGYDFIPTVLDRSVVDHWYKSSDEETFAMARMLIREEGLLCGGSSGTAMAAAVKAAKELKEGQCCVVVLPDSIRNYMSKFLSDNWMFQKGFLREEDIMVSKPWWWNQKVQGLNLSAPLTVLPTVTCQKTIRILKENAFDQAPVVDESGLILGMVTLGNMLSTVLAGKVKPSDPVSKVLYKQFKQVRLTDNLGKLSRILETDHFALVVHEQIQYLTDGAPCLRQMVFGVVTAMDLLNFVTGRQKRTLSEHTDEM